Below is a genomic region from Deltaproteobacteria bacterium.
CCACCATTACTGGTTAAATCAACAGCAATGGTTGGGGCAGGGCAATATCCAAAATTTGTCGGCGAATCATTTGAGACACTTGATAGTGAGTTTGTGCTTATTCCGACTTCTGAAGTCCCATTAGTGAATTTGCATAGTGATGAAATTTTAGCAGAAGCACAACTGCCACTGCGCTATACCGCTTTTACTCCTTGTTTCAGACGTGAGGCTGGTGCGGCAGGCAAAGATACGCGTGGCTTAATTCGTCAACATCAATTTAATAAAGTTGAATTGGTAAGTATTACCACACCAGAGCAATCAGAAGCAGAACATGAAAGATTGACGCGAGATGCCGAAGAGATTTTAAATCGTCTTGAATTGCCATATAGGGTAGTGAGTTTGTGCGCTGGTGATCTTGGCTTTTCATCAACCAAAACTTATGATCTTGAAGTGTGGTTGCCCGGTCAAAATACTTATCGCGAGATTTCTAGCTGCTCAAATTGTGGCGATTTTCAAGCTAGACGTGCGCAAATTCGTTTTAAACCAAGCGATAATAAGCAGAAAGCTAAATTAGTGCATACTCTTAACGGTTCTGCGCTTGCGGTGGGGCGCACTTTTGTGGCGATTTGCGAAAATTATCAACAAAAAGACGGTTCTGTAGTTATTCCTAAAGCTTTAGTACCATATTTTGGCGCAGAATACATTTCACGATCGTAATTACAAAACAGTTATTCGTATACCCTAAGCAATTTTTCGTTTCTTAAAAATTCTTTATTTTCAGTGAGATAACGAAAAACAAGTGGCGGAGCGAGAGGGATTTGAACCCTCGATAGAGCTTTCGACCCTATGCAGGTTTAGCAAACCTGTGCCTTCAGCCTCTCGGCCATCGCTCCGCACGGACATTTCTTTGTGCAAAAGAGACTTGGTTTATTACACGATATTAGTATAAAAGGGCAAGCCCAACTTTCTGGTGAAAATGAAGGGTTGGAGGAGTGGCCGAGTGGTCGATGGCGGCGGTCTTGAAAACCGTTGAAGTGAGAGCTTCCGGGGGTTCGAATCCCTCCTCCTCCGCCAAATGGTATTGGTCCATACCGCATAAAGCTTACTAGCCAAATATGGTCGTTAACTTCTTTTATACCAATGGTTTGCCCCGCAATAGATTGACTAAAATGTATTTTTTTATCGCGAACACAAATTCTCCCGCAGCAAGTAACAGTAACCGCGCGGTCGTGATACGGATACTCAACATCGGGTAATCCCTGATAGGGACGTGTTGACGAAACGTAAACTTCACCAGGATATTTCATCTCAAGAGCTTCTCATGTGGTCGTTCATTATTATAAACATCGATAAAATCATCGAACTTTTCTTATTGTTGCAAAATGGTATTGGCAGGTGGTGATGCGTCCTTCATTATCAAGTTGCTTCATCGTTTCTGGCGGGCATCACCAATACCCAAAAACGCCTTTATAGAAGTATTCGTAGCCTCCGCCTGATAGACCATAGGCAGTAAGATTGTCGTCCATCCAACGGTGGCCATCGGTGTCGCATTTCCGAAAGCGCTCGACATAGTTCACATCATATGGAAGATGTGATTGATTCCATGACCATTTCTCGCTCTGCGCATAGAACAGGATGCTGTCTGTGTTAACACCGTATCGCTGAGAATCGCTGTGCCCAAATGCACGTTGCCAGACAATCTCGTTGACGAGATTGTCATATCCGAATACCTCATCCATAAATACTTAAACGTAATGCACCGCATGCCAATCAAGATGCACATAGATGCTACCAGTTGGCGCCAATAGTTCCTTTAACAACGCCAGCCTTCGTCGCATCATGGTGAGAAAAGTATCAAGCCCCTGCCGCCAAGTATCATTGTAGGCTAGGATCTCAACAAGCGACGGCTCCTTCTTCGCCTGAACATCTTCGTCAAGATCGATATCGATACTGTTCTCGACGCGAAAATCGTTTTGCACCATGAAGGGTGGGTCGATGTAAACGAAATCAATTTTGCCGCGATAACGCCAATCGTGGGTTTCGGGGTCGCGCTCTTCAAGCAGTGTTTGCAGCGCCACGAGATTGTCATTAGTCCAGATCAGTCGATTGGGTGGCAGCGTCGCCACATCTTGTTTCGCCATGGTGCGAGTGTTTATGCCAGGTAAAAAACCGGCTACCTCTTCAACGCGGCCCGGTCGAACAATCTCAACAATTTGAGTTGGGACTGGTACCGCAACTTCTTTACGGTCGAAGCCATGCCAAATGAGACGAGGCTGACGAGACGGTACTTCACGTGTGAATTCGTATCCGCTAGGTGGCGGTTTGACAATACTCTTGAGCCGATTGACCTTATGAAGGCCTTTAAGTTCACGCGCACTTTCTTGTGTTACAGCCGAAGACAAAAAACGAACCGCTTGGTTGTTATTCTTTGGCATTAATGAATGTTACTTTTAATAGAAATTTCTGCATTAAATATTGTAGTATTTATACGAAGTTTTTATTGATTGTATGGGTATATCCGACCTGTGGCTAGTTTAGGATAGTTTGCTACCGCTTGTGACCTTTTGCAATTTTGCAGCAACATGAACTAGTGTTCACCGTCGTCTCGTGGTAATTGCGTTGGCCATAAACATATCGATATATATAAAATTACGTTATGTAATTTTATTGATTTTTTGTTGTGCACCGCACACACACCAGACATTGAATATAATTTATGGTGAGGCATCTTAAAGACAAGCAGTGGGGGGGAGGGGGTTGGCCGCTGTCGGCTCTTGAACCAAGAGTAGCTATCAACTCCCACTTAAGCTTTTCACGTTTGGCGAAAAAGCCGCGTAGCAATTCGGCGATAGATAGTAGGCGTTCTCGATCGCTATCGCGATAATTATGGGTAGCATAAAACTCGATGCTACCTAGCAACGCAAAAACGTTGTCTTCCATTTCACGCTCGATGTCTCTGGTCGTTCGATTAGCAGCGGTAAAATTATTTGGCATTGTTTTACTCGCTAGTTAGTTCTGGCACGGTTTTAGTGATATTGTTTGCATTGTTTTCATTATTGCTGATGGTGCAATTAGTATTAGGCTAATTTAGTTTTATTGTTTTCGGCAATGCGATTAACAACCGTTGATGAGTATCTGGCTTGTTGTTTTACGGTTTAAATTTTATTGCTAAGATAACCGCCGCGCGAATCTGGAAAGAGTAATTGCCCATCAACTTTCAGCATCCAAGCGCGTAGCTCTTCGGCTAAATCACGCGGTATAACTTGAAAGCGAGCGCGTTTGTTTTTTTGGTGTGCCAACTTGTTTGCGCGCAACTGAGCGTCTAACCCAAATACCTGGCATAATAAGGTCAAGGTCGCCTTTTTCAAAAGCCCGCAGTTCTGAAAAACGCACTCCTGCTAATAGCTGGGTTAGAATGGTTAGCCGCTCGCGTTGTTTGGTTATGCGCCAGTTTTCAAGCGTAAACATTGCTAGCGCTTCTTCTTGTGGCGTCCACCAAGCGCGACCTTCTTCTGGGGTGGTGTCGCGAGCTAGTGTACCTATTCTCGATATGCTGATGATTTGACCTTTTCTACTAATAAGAAAGACTTTCCTGCTATAATAGCGGTTTTGAAAAAAGAGAATACCTGGGTTGCGGGTGACGGCTTAACACAAGAAATTGAACGGTCTAGTTTTCGCATAAATGAAAAAAAGACTAGCATGCAGTACAAGACTGCACGTCAAGTGACCACTGGTCTAGTTGTAAATAAAAAAGTGAATATCCGTCGTGAATACTACCTTAAAGCCAGATCAATGTGTCAAGAGATGTTTACCAAGAGGGAATTCTATCAATCAAAGATGACTGTTATATCGGAAGATGGAAAAAATAAAATTGAAAAACAGATGGGAACGGTACAACAACTAGAAGGAATTTTGAGCTTCATTTACCAAATACGAAAATCTTTCGAACAAAAAAACCTGAAGGTGAACGGCGCAATAACCCACAGTAAATCTTTTGAGGAATTCAGGTTTGTATTCGACCAAATAAATATAATAGTGAAAGACTATTAT
It encodes:
- the serS gene encoding serine--tRNA ligase, whose amino-acid sequence is MLDHRVFLNDPDSVFAGLRRRGISPELLQKLVDLADRRRQAIQQAESLRYEQNQATAEMQQIAKSGDSQAVANSREQLKSLKAKIKDAQEAQNAAEQALEEAMLHVPNLPQASVPDGADESANKTERVVGEIPNFSFSAKPHWEIAESLGLVSFEQASKISGARFAVYRDAGARLERALIAFMLDVAREHGYTEIAPPLLVKSTAMVGAGQYPKFVGESFETLDSEFVLIPTSEVPLVNLHSDEILAEAQLPLRYTAFTPCFRREAGAAGKDTRGLIRQHQFNKVELVSITTPEQSEAEHERLTRDAEEILNRLELPYRVVSLCAGDLGFSSTKTYDLEVWLPGQNTYREISSCSNCGDFQARRAQIRFKPSDNKQKAKLVHTLNGSALAVGRTFVAICENYQQKDGSVVIPKALVPYFGAEYISRS